One Hyla sarda isolate aHylSar1 chromosome 11, aHylSar1.hap1, whole genome shotgun sequence genomic window carries:
- the LOC130295601 gene encoding serine protease inhibitor A3L-like: MKTLLFLCVGVSLVHLVVPKVSYMTIKAPRHLPPKNSLDFAFISVECDYQSLVSTYKDLDNPMSTFQSTDGVSIFLSSDRSPGNEDAQVIATNFKNPSEAKTQLNSHVTLKTSGKIKDLFSGFQESTDAVVVSCADKWKVPVSEGSQYPVQLKGEYNVMVDKNLGFTMLEIPRNQYVSALIILPDGGKEAAVSAAVNDANLAKWRKSLTKQVVDLEVPRATLYVCSALTTEIVLFDESEYKTNKFAAKIAVTFP, encoded by the exons ATGAAGACCCTGCTGTTCCTGTGTGTGGGGGTGTCTCTTGTGCACTTGGTGGTCCCGAAGGTTTCCTATATGACTATAAAAGCCCCCCGACATTTGCCGCCAAAGAATTCCCTTGACTTTGCATTCATAAGTGTTGAATGTGATTATCAGTCCCTTGTCTCCACCTATAAAGATCTGGACAATCCTATGAGCACGTTTCAGTCCACGGATGGAGTCTCCATTTTCCTCTCCAGTGATCGCAGTCCTGGTAATGAAGACGCTCAGGTGATAGCAACAAATTTTAAAAATCCCAGTGAAGCCAAAACCCAACTCAACAGTCATGTGACTCTAAAAACCAGCGGAAAAATCAAAGATCTCTTCAGTGGATTTCAGGAAAGTACAGACGCAGTTGTTGTAAGTTGTGCAG ATAAGTGGAAAGTTCCTGTCAGTGAAGGCAGTCAATACCCGGTTCAGCTAAAAGGAGAATACAATGTAATGGTCGATAAGAATCTGGGATTCACAATGCTGGAGATTCCAAGGAACCAGTATGTAAGCGCCCTGATCATCTTACCAGATGGAGGAAAGGAAGCAGCAGTGTCAGCAGCCGTCAATGATGCCAACCTGGCAAAGTGGAGAAAGTCATTGACTAAACA GGTGGTGGATCTGGAGGTCCCCCGGGCTACTCTGTACGTCTGCTCGGCCCTGACCACTGAAATAGTTCTCTTCGATGAATCTGAGTACAAGACAAATAAG TTCGCAGCTAAAATCGCAGTCACCTTTCCATAG